One genomic region from Candidatus Hydrogenedentota bacterium encodes:
- a CDS encoding PhoH family protein, with protein sequence MELHNQEEAVSLLGQNGELRKRLQERAGVRIVDRGAKVVVIGGEEEAVLASRVLSGLLDAVRSGRAPTLADVDSAVVEAREVEARQLGDMLSQRPAAIREDVHIRPRTRGQRRYLDAIDSHEVTMVIGPAGTGKTYLAMAAAVSALLSKQVKRLVLTRPAVEAGERLGFLPGDLEQKVNPYLRPLYDALYAMVDVDRVRRLIDQQCIEVAPLAFMRGRTLDQAFVILDEAQNTTADQMLMFLTRLGQGSRAVVTGDVTQVDLPPGMTSGLEDACRVLTGLPGIGLVQLTSRDVVRNPLVQQIIKAYEADGERTLHRGGRTRREG encoded by the coding sequence ATGGAACTGCACAATCAGGAGGAGGCCGTGAGCCTTCTCGGCCAGAACGGCGAGTTGCGCAAGCGGCTGCAGGAGCGCGCGGGGGTGCGCATTGTGGACCGGGGGGCGAAGGTGGTCGTGATCGGGGGGGAGGAGGAGGCCGTGCTGGCGAGCCGGGTGCTGTCCGGGCTGCTGGACGCGGTGCGGTCGGGGCGGGCGCCCACGCTGGCCGATGTGGACTCGGCGGTGGTGGAGGCGCGGGAGGTGGAGGCCCGCCAGCTCGGCGACATGCTCTCCCAGCGGCCGGCGGCGATCCGCGAGGATGTGCACATCCGCCCGCGCACGCGGGGCCAGCGCCGGTATCTGGACGCGATAGACTCCCACGAGGTCACGATGGTCATCGGCCCCGCCGGGACGGGAAAGACCTATCTGGCGATGGCGGCGGCGGTGTCCGCGCTCCTGAGCAAGCAGGTGAAGCGGCTGGTGCTGACGCGCCCGGCGGTGGAGGCGGGGGAGCGGCTGGGTTTCCTGCCCGGCGACCTGGAGCAGAAGGTGAACCCCTACCTGCGCCCGCTGTACGACGCGCTGTACGCCATGGTGGACGTGGACCGGGTCCGGCGGCTCATTGACCAGCAGTGCATCGAGGTGGCGCCCCTGGCGTTCATGCGGGGCCGCACGCTGGACCAGGCCTTTGTCATTCTGGACGAGGCGCAGAACACGACGGCGGACCAGATGCTGATGTTTTTAACGCGGCTGGGGCAGGGTTCCCGCGCGGTGGTCACGGGCGACGTGACGCAGGTGGACCTGCCGCCGGGGATGACCTCCGGGCTGGAGGACGCCTGCCGGGTGCTCACGGGGCTTCCGGGGATCGGCCTCGTCCAGCTCACGAGCCGGGACGTGGTGCGCAACCCGCTGGTCCAGCAGATCATCAAGGCCTATGAGGCCGACGGGGAGCGGACGCTGCACCGCGGCGGACGGACGCGGCGCGAGGGATGA
- a CDS encoding carbon-nitrogen hydrolase family protein has protein sequence MRAFGQVAWLLPVLAASAPCMAAPDRAPRPHPGMRVALVQMDVADGDLEENMRRAEQGIRDAAGKGADLVCLPEAVDFGWLHQRAREVALPVPGRYTDFLGALARELRVWVCAGCLEKDGDKTYNAAVLIDRAGAVVLKHRKISTLPELTAHLYDAGSARDIKTADTEFGRVGLTICADNFNIAHPLKAAKLGAWLLIAPHGFAEKEEDLLDNGVSFINHIKNVAGKTGLWVVAADTGLSRVAGGDWAGHLHSGCSTVARPDGKVHAVGRFIQPDLVLCDIPAESAPEKGE, from the coding sequence ATGCGCGCTTTCGGACAGGTTGCCTGGCTGCTGCCTGTGCTGGCGGCGTCCGCCCCCTGCATGGCGGCCCCCGACCGGGCACCCCGCCCGCATCCCGGGATGCGCGTCGCGCTGGTCCAGATGGACGTGGCCGACGGCGACCTGGAGGAGAACATGCGCCGCGCGGAGCAGGGAATCCGTGACGCCGCCGGGAAGGGCGCGGACCTCGTCTGTCTGCCCGAGGCCGTGGATTTCGGCTGGCTCCACCAGCGGGCGCGCGAGGTGGCGCTGCCCGTCCCCGGCCGCTACACCGACTTCCTCGGCGCGCTGGCCCGGGAGCTCCGCGTGTGGGTCTGCGCCGGATGCCTGGAAAAGGACGGCGACAAGACCTACAACGCCGCGGTGCTCATTGACCGCGCCGGGGCCGTTGTCCTCAAGCACCGGAAGATCAGCACCCTGCCCGAGCTCACCGCACACCTCTATGACGCGGGCAGCGCGCGGGACATTAAGACCGCCGACACCGAGTTTGGCCGCGTCGGCCTCACCATCTGCGCCGACAATTTTAACATCGCGCATCCCCTGAAGGCGGCCAAACTCGGGGCCTGGCTGTTGATTGCCCCCCACGGCTTCGCCGAGAAGGAGGAAGACCTCCTCGACAACGGCGTCAGCTTCATCAACCACATCAAGAACGTCGCCGGAAAAACGGGCCTCTGGGTCGTCGCCGCCGACACCGGTCTCTCCCGCGTCGCCGGCGGCGACTGGGCCGGCCACCTCCACAGCGGCTGCTCCACCGTTGCCCGGCCCGACGGAAAAGTCCACGCCGTCGGGCGGTTCATCCAACCGGACCTCGTCCTCTGCGACATCCCCGCCGAGTCCGCCCCGGAGAAGGGGGAATAG
- a CDS encoding HDIG domain-containing protein, whose product MSVSTGENPLGGRLLRPVLARIAGRFRARGVRANRMLLAGAFLVCVASLTREPSPDLLVGMDLESPIATREVRAAFYYEAPDIQLTQEARELEMAKVPDYYRVDPEKVNAQLLALREKIARLREARGAVLEALPPAAAPPVSDQSPAAAERAARAVAVRLRESGDWADMPDADLLAPWLLPDKNSLSGRPAGAPEAGPEGLAALPEPAPPTFFDADRLGSMALAALEEVLNAGVRGAQLAEAQRQRRVVVWRQERSGPDTQEGAEVEYGNVPTVADAVEALGARLVTMAKRATQEQSNLTEADYARIQEAVMAVCGPLVAPTLSEDMVAATAARARAAESVPPVMKGVEAGEIIQDRGKRWTKQSRSDAQTYLGIIQREERPLLRVVNTLFSNIILTLISFAALYKLCAPPGAPVSGRARPGDGPPQFAVALTMLCMVLVMGRVTSYFEPSGFVLPVAAGAILCAILVGAQTAAFFSAVAAVLVSAQYQYNWRLMLVAWAMALAGALTVRRVRRRGDMTAASLAAMAAGFTAAVAVTLSTESLLAESFLRRLMLILLNGGFCMMAVPGLLSPLERFFGLTTDITLLEYSDLNSPILADLAMKAPATYAHSLFLGQIAERAADAIGANGLLARVCAYYHDIGKSLNAESFTENQSGRNVHDTLSPAESAVVIRDHVARGVEIARRAGLPRVIVDGIIEHHGTNRISFFYEKAVERTGGENVDEAAFRYPGPRPQRPETAILMIGDAAESGVRSLDAPTEAQVLAFVRGILDSRSRDGQFDECDLTLKQLNTIAEITARTIMSALHTRIKYPTSPMIPAAGAARAAAKEKTA is encoded by the coding sequence ATGAGCGTTTCCACCGGCGAGAACCCCCTTGGAGGGAGGCTGCTGCGGCCCGTTCTGGCACGGATCGCCGGGCGGTTCCGCGCGCGCGGCGTGCGGGCCAACCGGATGCTGCTTGCGGGGGCCTTCCTGGTCTGCGTGGCGTCGCTCACGCGCGAGCCCTCGCCCGACCTGCTGGTCGGCATGGACCTGGAGTCGCCCATCGCCACCCGCGAGGTCCGCGCGGCCTTCTATTATGAGGCGCCGGACATCCAGCTCACGCAGGAGGCGCGGGAGCTGGAGATGGCGAAGGTGCCCGACTATTACCGCGTGGACCCGGAGAAGGTGAACGCGCAGCTGCTGGCCCTGCGCGAGAAGATCGCCCGCCTGCGCGAGGCCCGGGGGGCGGTGCTGGAGGCGCTGCCCCCGGCGGCCGCGCCCCCCGTGTCCGACCAGTCCCCGGCGGCGGCGGAGCGCGCCGCGCGCGCGGTGGCCGTGCGCCTGCGGGAGTCCGGAGACTGGGCCGACATGCCCGACGCGGACCTGCTGGCGCCCTGGCTTTTGCCGGACAAGAACAGCCTCTCGGGCCGCCCCGCCGGCGCGCCGGAAGCCGGCCCGGAGGGGCTTGCCGCGCTGCCGGAGCCCGCCCCGCCCACGTTTTTCGACGCGGACCGCCTGGGCTCCATGGCGCTGGCCGCGCTGGAGGAGGTGCTGAACGCGGGGGTGCGCGGCGCGCAGCTCGCCGAGGCCCAGCGGCAGCGGCGGGTGGTGGTGTGGCGGCAGGAGCGGTCCGGCCCCGACACGCAGGAGGGGGCGGAGGTGGAGTACGGCAACGTGCCCACGGTGGCGGACGCGGTGGAGGCGCTGGGGGCGCGCCTGGTGACGATGGCGAAGCGGGCCACGCAGGAGCAGTCGAACCTCACAGAGGCGGATTACGCCCGGATCCAGGAGGCCGTGATGGCCGTGTGCGGGCCCCTGGTCGCCCCGACGCTGTCGGAGGACATGGTGGCGGCGACGGCGGCGCGCGCCCGGGCGGCGGAGTCGGTGCCGCCGGTGATGAAGGGCGTGGAGGCGGGCGAGATCATCCAGGACCGGGGCAAGCGCTGGACGAAGCAGTCGCGCTCGGATGCGCAGACCTATCTCGGCATCATCCAGCGCGAGGAGCGCCCCCTGCTGCGCGTGGTGAACACGCTTTTCTCCAACATCATCCTCACGCTGATCTCCTTCGCCGCCCTCTACAAGCTGTGCGCCCCCCCCGGCGCCCCGGTTTCCGGGCGCGCGCGGCCGGGCGACGGCCCCCCGCAGTTTGCCGTGGCCCTCACCATGCTGTGCATGGTGCTCGTGATGGGCCGCGTCACCTCCTACTTCGAGCCCTCGGGCTTCGTGCTGCCCGTGGCGGCGGGCGCGATCCTCTGCGCCATTCTCGTCGGCGCGCAGACGGCGGCCTTCTTCAGCGCCGTGGCCGCGGTGCTGGTCTCCGCCCAGTACCAGTACAACTGGCGGCTCATGCTGGTGGCCTGGGCGATGGCCCTGGCCGGCGCGCTCACGGTCCGCCGCGTCCGCAGGCGCGGCGACATGACCGCCGCGTCCCTCGCGGCGATGGCGGCGGGCTTCACCGCCGCCGTGGCCGTCACCCTCTCCACCGAGTCGCTGCTCGCCGAGAGCTTCCTGCGCCGCCTGATGCTCATCCTGCTGAACGGCGGTTTCTGCATGATGGCCGTGCCCGGGCTGCTGTCCCCGCTGGAGCGTTTCTTCGGGCTCACGACGGACATCACGCTGCTGGAGTACTCCGACCTGAACAGTCCGATCCTGGCCGACCTGGCCATGAAGGCCCCGGCCACCTACGCCCACAGCCTGTTTCTCGGCCAGATCGCGGAGCGCGCGGCCGACGCCATCGGGGCCAACGGGCTGCTGGCCCGCGTGTGCGCCTATTACCACGACATCGGCAAGTCGCTCAACGCGGAGAGTTTCACGGAAAACCAGTCGGGGCGCAACGTGCACGACACCCTTTCCCCCGCGGAAAGCGCCGTCGTCATCCGCGACCATGTGGCGCGGGGGGTGGAGATCGCCCGCCGCGCCGGGCTGCCCAGGGTGATCGTGGACGGCATCATCGAGCACCACGGCACCAACCGGATCAGCTTCTTCTATGAGAAGGCGGTGGAGCGGACGGGGGGGGAGAACGTGGACGAGGCGGCGTTCCGGTATCCCGGGCCGCGCCCGCAGCGCCCGGAGACGGCCATCCTCATGATCGGCGACGCGGCCGAGTCCGGGGTGCGCTCGCTCGACGCCCCGACGGAGGCGCAGGTGCTGGCGTTTGTCCGCGGCATCCTCGACTCGCGCAGCCGCGACGGCCAGTTTGACGAGTGCGACCTGACCCTCAAACAGCTCAACACCATCGCGGAGATCACGGCGCGCACGATCATGAGCGCCCTGCACACGCGGATCAAATACCCCACATCGCCGATGATTCCGGCCGCGGGGGCGGCGCGCGCCGCCGCAAAGGAGAAGACCGCATGA
- a CDS encoding glycoside hydrolase family 28 protein, translating to MSVRANWQVTCAGVALLFAAGLAAAAPPGGVYDVTAHGALGDGAALDTAAIQGAIDACAAAGGGVVSFPPGAYLTGTVYLKSGVHLRVEQGATVLGSTNLADYPVNTCAHASRSDEYTVRALVWGEGLEDVGITGAGVLDGQGAAFRGKTATDAEGKEASRALTAAGRYPVHPRYAVRPYLIRLISCRNVLVEGVTMRNSAMWMQHYLDCDFLTVRGITVWNHVSGNNDMIDLDGCRNVVVSDCVGDSDDDALTLKSTGPRATEHVVVTNCILRSHCNAVKMGTESAGGFRDIAISNCVIQRSQSRPSEGEQLSGRVDGISGISLELVDGGVLERVSISNIVIEGTAAPLFMRLGNRGKTPKPGDPKPAPGVMRDIAVSNIVATGAGVVGCAVSGIPGHCIENVSLSNISIRFQGGGKTRPLADVPELEEKYPEAFMFGDLPAYGLFFRHVRGLTVRDVRLGFDAADPRPAIVCDDVEGMRLDGLQARAVPGAATQVLLRDTRDLLVTGCVADAAEAFLAETGGCADIRLMNNDTGRAGKERVKAR from the coding sequence ATGAGCGTGCGGGCAAACTGGCAGGTCACGTGCGCGGGCGTCGCGCTGCTTTTCGCGGCGGGGCTGGCGGCGGCGGCGCCGCCGGGCGGGGTGTACGACGTGACCGCGCACGGCGCGCTGGGTGACGGCGCGGCGCTGGACACGGCAGCGATCCAGGGGGCCATTGACGCCTGCGCGGCGGCGGGGGGCGGCGTGGTGTCGTTTCCTCCGGGGGCCTATCTGACGGGGACGGTGTACCTGAAGAGCGGGGTCCACCTGCGGGTGGAGCAGGGGGCGACAGTCCTCGGCAGCACGAACCTCGCGGACTACCCCGTGAACACCTGCGCCCACGCCTCGCGGAGCGACGAGTACACCGTGCGCGCCCTAGTCTGGGGCGAGGGGCTGGAGGACGTGGGCATCACGGGGGCGGGCGTCCTCGACGGGCAGGGCGCGGCCTTCCGGGGAAAGACGGCCACGGACGCCGAGGGGAAGGAAGCGTCCCGCGCGCTCACGGCGGCGGGGCGCTACCCGGTCCATCCGCGCTATGCCGTGCGGCCCTACCTCATCCGCCTCATCAGCTGCCGCAACGTGCTGGTGGAGGGGGTGACGATGCGCAACTCGGCCATGTGGATGCAGCACTACCTAGACTGCGACTTCCTCACAGTGCGCGGGATCACGGTGTGGAACCACGTCAGCGGCAACAACGACATGATTGACCTGGACGGCTGCCGGAACGTGGTGGTGTCGGACTGCGTGGGCGACTCGGACGACGACGCCCTCACGCTGAAGAGCACGGGCCCGCGCGCGACGGAGCATGTCGTGGTCACCAACTGCATCCTGCGCTCCCACTGCAACGCCGTCAAGATGGGCACCGAGTCCGCGGGCGGCTTCCGCGACATCGCCATCAGCAACTGCGTCATCCAGCGGTCGCAGTCCAGGCCGTCGGAGGGGGAACAGCTTTCGGGCCGGGTGGACGGCATCTCCGGCATCTCGCTGGAGCTGGTGGACGGCGGCGTCCTGGAGCGCGTGTCCATCTCCAACATCGTCATCGAGGGGACCGCCGCGCCGCTGTTCATGCGCCTGGGCAACCGCGGCAAGACGCCGAAGCCCGGCGACCCGAAGCCCGCCCCGGGCGTGATGCGCGACATCGCCGTCAGCAACATCGTGGCCACCGGCGCGGGCGTGGTCGGCTGCGCCGTCTCGGGCATTCCGGGGCACTGCATCGAGAACGTGAGCCTGTCCAACATCAGCATCCGGTTCCAGGGCGGCGGGAAGACCCGCCCTCTGGCCGACGTGCCCGAGCTGGAGGAGAAATACCCCGAGGCCTTCATGTTCGGCGACCTGCCCGCCTACGGGTTGTTCTTTCGCCATGTGCGCGGCCTCACCGTGCGCGATGTCCGGCTCGGCTTCGACGCCGCCGACCCGCGCCCCGCCATCGTCTGCGACGATGTGGAGGGAATGCGGCTCGACGGGCTCCAGGCCCGGGCGGTGCCCGGCGCGGCGACGCAGGTGCTCCTCCGCGACACGCGGGACCTGCTGGTCACGGGCTGCGTGGCGGACGCCGCGGAGGCCTTCCTCGCCGAAACCGGCGGCTGCGCGGACATCCGCCTCATGAACAACGACACGGGCCGCGCGGGGAAAGAGCGGGTGAAGGCGCGCTGA
- a CDS encoding sugar phosphate isomerase/epimerase, with the protein MKSLTLLSAAAVFCAAALLSVPCAAQDAPAWKVSIRDVFLGKNTFDSPAAGLKQLGLDTVESNLDRDYTMMDLETAERVSVKSDDEAKAYRAKLDALGVRCCALLTAVDFSAGDHESNIQWIVRAVEIADILGAQAVRIDSAMKQERELDFDTRVNLFADNLSEILKRTEGKNVALGIENHGFQGNNLAFLLNIYTKVNSPRLGSTLDTGNFYWRGYPLGEVYGILRLLAPHAKHTHFKNINYPEDQREQIREAGWKYAEYACPLEQGDIDTVKVLQILRDAGYTGTLCMEDESVGNCKTRGERAAQLERNTNHMRAAIAALK; encoded by the coding sequence ATGAAGTCCCTGACGCTTTTGTCCGCTGCGGCCGTTTTCTGCGCCGCCGCGCTGCTGTCCGTCCCCTGCGCCGCGCAGGACGCTCCCGCGTGGAAGGTGTCCATCCGGGACGTGTTCCTGGGGAAGAACACCTTTGACTCTCCCGCGGCGGGGCTGAAGCAGCTCGGGCTGGACACGGTGGAGAGCAACCTCGACCGCGACTACACGATGATGGATCTGGAGACGGCAGAGAGGGTGTCGGTGAAAAGCGACGACGAGGCGAAGGCCTACCGGGCGAAGCTGGACGCGCTGGGCGTCCGCTGCTGCGCCCTGCTCACGGCGGTGGACTTCAGCGCGGGGGACCATGAGTCCAACATCCAGTGGATCGTGCGGGCCGTGGAAATCGCGGACATTCTGGGCGCGCAGGCGGTGCGGATTGACTCGGCCATGAAGCAGGAGCGCGAGCTGGACTTCGACACGCGGGTTAACCTCTTCGCCGACAACCTGTCGGAGATCCTCAAGCGCACGGAGGGGAAGAACGTCGCGCTGGGCATCGAGAACCACGGGTTCCAGGGGAACAACCTGGCCTTCCTGCTGAACATCTACACGAAGGTGAACTCGCCGCGCCTGGGCTCGACGCTGGACACGGGCAACTTCTACTGGCGGGGCTACCCCCTCGGCGAGGTGTACGGCATCCTGCGGCTGCTCGCGCCCCACGCCAAACACACGCACTTCAAGAACATCAACTACCCCGAGGACCAGCGCGAGCAGATCCGCGAGGCGGGGTGGAAGTACGCCGAATACGCGTGCCCGCTGGAGCAGGGGGACATTGACACGGTAAAGGTGCTGCAGATCCTCCGCGACGCCGGGTACACCGGCACCCTCTGCATGGAGGACGAGTCGGTGGGTAACTGCAAAACCCGCGGGGAGCGCGCGGCCCAGCTCGAGCGCAACACGAACCACATGCGCGCGGCCATCGCCGCGCTGAAATAG